A portion of the Deinococcus peraridilitoris DSM 19664 genome contains these proteins:
- the fabZ gene encoding 3-hydroxyacyl-ACP dehydratase FabZ: MTQTFDAPLDIQGVLTRLPHRFPFLLVDRVLSCGEGQVHAFKNVSINEPFFQGHFPGEPVMPGVLIIEALAQASMFGIDLEPGSIAYLVGIEGVRIKRKVVPGDQLHLHAKLDYLRRGLGKTTCRAEVDGQLVCEAQILFALAKA; the protein is encoded by the coding sequence ATGACCCAGACTTTTGATGCTCCGCTTGACATTCAAGGCGTTCTGACGCGCCTGCCGCACCGTTTTCCTTTTTTGCTGGTCGACCGCGTGCTTTCCTGCGGTGAAGGCCAGGTGCACGCCTTCAAGAACGTCTCGATCAATGAGCCTTTCTTTCAGGGCCACTTTCCCGGCGAGCCGGTCATGCCAGGGGTGCTGATTATCGAGGCACTCGCGCAGGCCAGCATGTTCGGCATCGACCTCGAACCCGGCTCGATTGCTTACCTGGTCGGTATCGAGGGCGTGCGCATCAAACGCAAGGTCGTGCCCGGCGATCAGCTTCACCTGCACGCCAAGCTCGATTACCTGCGCCGCGGTCTGGGAAAGACCACCTGCCGTGCCGAGGTGGACGGCCAGCTCGTGTGCGAAGCGCAGATCCTCTTCGCGCTCGCCAAGGCCTGA
- a CDS encoding polysaccharide deacetylase family protein — protein sequence MKKRVWWTLGALLAYVGLPYALVQVGNLGVVRRGRSPGTGIALTFDDGPDPSTTPRVLDALREAGVHATFFMLGEAAERHPDLVRQIAAEGHEVASHGYAHRHAWTRAPWSVGADLRRSLKVLRGLTGQDIAFFRPPHGAYTLATVLTLRFQAAQRGVRGAHWTVEAHDWHPGYTASGVTRRVLDSVEAGGVIVMHDAGRGGETAAQALPELLPELRKRGYAPTTLSGLEGVRPERAHDLLPRALKLLDRWFDRTGNVVRFGIKANSLLRAGLVKFPLPDHPQFAHGAPLLELHVNSERMTQFAPKPLTGIRMTRESLKELARAVQERPEWAGAQGVFAIGPFSDILGALGFEAADVPPAMRRRLGTWANMLRRAYGAVGEGHAHDVRVATISREELLRRYGAR from the coding sequence ATGAAAAAACGGGTGTGGTGGACGCTGGGTGCGCTCCTGGCGTACGTGGGCCTGCCCTACGCCCTGGTGCAGGTGGGCAATCTCGGGGTGGTGCGGCGTGGCCGGAGTCCGGGAACGGGCATCGCCCTGACCTTTGACGACGGCCCGGATCCCTCGACTACGCCGCGAGTGCTGGACGCCCTGCGGGAAGCGGGCGTGCACGCGACCTTTTTCATGCTGGGCGAGGCGGCCGAGCGGCATCCGGACCTCGTGCGGCAAATTGCAGCTGAGGGCCACGAGGTGGCCTCGCACGGCTACGCGCACCGGCATGCCTGGACGCGCGCTCCCTGGAGTGTCGGCGCCGATCTGCGGCGTTCGCTGAAAGTATTGCGCGGCCTCACCGGGCAGGACATCGCCTTTTTTCGGCCTCCGCACGGTGCGTACACCCTGGCTACCGTGCTGACGCTGCGCTTTCAGGCAGCGCAGCGTGGCGTTCGTGGGGCGCACTGGACTGTCGAGGCGCACGACTGGCACCCCGGCTACACGGCATCGGGCGTGACCCGGCGCGTGCTGGACAGCGTCGAGGCAGGCGGCGTGATCGTGATGCACGACGCCGGGCGGGGAGGCGAGACGGCCGCGCAGGCGTTGCCCGAGCTGTTACCAGAGCTGAGAAAGCGTGGCTACGCGCCCACGACCCTCTCCGGGCTGGAAGGCGTGCGCCCCGAGCGCGCTCATGACCTGCTGCCGCGCGCCCTGAAACTGCTCGACCGGTGGTTTGACCGCACTGGCAACGTCGTGCGTTTCGGAATCAAGGCCAACAGCCTGCTGCGTGCCGGGCTGGTCAAGTTCCCGCTGCCTGACCATCCCCAGTTCGCGCACGGGGCGCCCCTGCTGGAGCTGCACGTGAACAGCGAACGCATGACTCAGTTTGCCCCGAAGCCGCTGACTGGAATCCGCATGACGCGTGAAAGCCTCAAGGAACTGGCCCGCGCCGTGCAGGAGCGGCCAGAGTGGGCGGGCGCGCAGGGAGTGTTCGCCATCGGTCCCTTTTCGGACATTCTGGGCGCCCTGGGATTTGAAGCCGCCGACGTGCCGCCCGCGATGCGCCGTCGGCTGGGGACCTGGGCGAACATGCTGCGCCGCGCGTATGGCGCAGTCGGTGAAGGCCACGCGCACGATGTGCGCGTGGCGACCATCTCGCGCGAGGAGCTGCTGCGCCGCTACGGGGCGCGCTGA
- a CDS encoding MGDG synthase family glycosyltransferase: MNRQASPLRHNSAVRLPPEMRALIVSAALGGGHLKAAEALERALAEYSPGFNALHADYLTYLNPVERGVSAGVYLWWLRHSPNTYRFFYHWSDRAEAPWFVKSAASTAGLRRMLRDLRRVRPHLVLSSYDGPAVLAHTARRRHGLSFLNALLVTDYTIHYHWARPEVDFFMVATDRVKDGLVGWGIDPEKIAVTGIPILPRYAELQGADKMALRERFGLPQDEPLVLVSAGGKGSIYHGLSDVIDACAGAGTRVQVLLLAGGGEVGTEQVGGATVHRLGYTSFFPELLAASDLVIGKAGGLTVSEAIALGVPMLIYQPIPGQEEGNAAFLQERGAALWAPSKWELRRSLVALLGDPAHLQAMSEAARATGRPHAARDAAQALLRRLGAWE, translated from the coding sequence GTGAACCGCCAAGCTTCACCGCTTCGACACAACTCGGCCGTCCGGCTTCCGCCCGAAATGCGCGCGCTGATCGTCTCGGCGGCGCTGGGCGGCGGGCACCTCAAGGCGGCCGAGGCCCTCGAGCGGGCGCTGGCAGAGTACTCGCCCGGCTTCAATGCCCTGCATGCCGACTACCTGACGTACCTGAATCCCGTCGAGCGCGGTGTCTCGGCGGGCGTGTACCTGTGGTGGCTGCGCCACAGCCCCAACACGTACCGCTTCTTCTACCACTGGAGCGACCGCGCCGAGGCGCCGTGGTTCGTGAAATCGGCGGCCAGCACCGCGGGACTGCGCCGGATGCTGCGTGACCTGCGCCGTGTCCGGCCGCACCTCGTGCTGTCCTCCTACGACGGTCCGGCAGTGCTGGCGCACACCGCCCGCCGCCGTCATGGCCTGTCGTTTCTCAACGCGCTGCTGGTGACGGACTACACCATCCACTATCACTGGGCACGCCCCGAGGTGGACTTTTTCATGGTGGCGACCGATCGCGTGAAAGACGGGCTGGTGGGCTGGGGCATCGACCCCGAGAAGATTGCCGTCACCGGTATTCCGATCCTGCCGCGTTATGCCGAGTTGCAAGGCGCCGACAAGATGGCACTGCGCGAGCGTTTCGGTCTCCCGCAGGACGAGCCTCTGGTGCTGGTTTCGGCTGGTGGTAAGGGCAGCATCTATCACGGTCTTTCCGACGTGATCGACGCCTGCGCCGGGGCGGGCACGCGCGTGCAGGTTCTGCTGCTGGCAGGCGGCGGTGAGGTCGGCACCGAGCAGGTTGGCGGCGCGACCGTGCACCGGCTGGGGTACACCAGCTTCTTTCCCGAACTGCTGGCCGCCAGCGACCTGGTGATCGGCAAAGCGGGCGGCCTCACGGTCTCCGAGGCGATCGCGCTGGGTGTGCCCATGCTGATCTACCAGCCCATTCCCGGTCAGGAGGAAGGCAACGCCGCCTTCCTGCAGGAGCGGGGCGCGGCCCTGTGGGCGCCCTCGAAGTGGGAATTGCGCCGCTCGCTGGTGGCGTTGCTGGGTGACCCGGCGCACCTGCAGGCGATGAGTGAAGCCGCGCGGGCGACCGGGCGACCCCACGCGGCCCGTGACGCGGCGCAGGCGTTGCTGAGGCGGCTGGGAGCGTGGGAATGA
- a CDS encoding HAD family hydrolase: MSASPKALLFDIDGTLTATDPLHFQAWAQSLRKHGLNIDEAIYQQRISGRLNPDIVADLLPALGADETEAFIAQKEETFRALATSIMALPGLSELLHWARQHDLPCAVVSNAPRDNAVFVLSTLGLDRTFAHIVLADDLPRGKPFPDPYLEALRRLGVNARDTFAFEDSPSGVRSAVAAGIPTVGLTTGHGEEALQEAGAALIVPNFADPRLPQFLGVPAFAISG; this comes from the coding sequence ATGAGCGCCTCACCAAAAGCCCTGCTGTTTGACATCGACGGTACCCTGACCGCCACCGACCCGCTGCACTTTCAGGCCTGGGCCCAGAGCCTCCGGAAGCACGGTCTGAACATCGACGAAGCGATTTACCAGCAACGCATCAGCGGCCGCCTCAATCCCGACATCGTCGCGGACCTGCTTCCGGCGCTGGGCGCGGACGAAACGGAGGCCTTCATCGCTCAGAAGGAAGAAACCTTCCGCGCGCTGGCCACCAGCATCATGGCCCTGCCCGGCCTGAGTGAACTGCTGCACTGGGCGCGCCAGCACGACCTGCCGTGCGCGGTGGTCTCCAATGCCCCGCGTGACAACGCCGTCTTCGTGCTGAGCACCCTCGGCCTCGACCGGACGTTCGCGCATATCGTGCTGGCCGACGACCTGCCACGCGGAAAACCCTTTCCCGATCCTTACCTGGAAGCGCTGCGGCGGCTGGGCGTGAATGCCCGGGACACGTTCGCCTTCGAGGATTCTCCTTCTGGCGTGCGCTCGGCCGTTGCGGCGGGCATTCCGACGGTCGGGCTTACCACCGGGCACGGTGAGGAAGCCTTGCAGGAAGCGGGCGCGGCGCTGATCGTTCCCAATTTTGCCGATCCGCGTCTGCCGCAGTTCCTGGGCGTACCGGCTTTCGCGATCAGCGGCTGA
- a CDS encoding LptF/LptG family permease, which translates to MRLQRYILRELWPPLVTGTLLFTAIVSFGYFFASSQWLANAPFLGVLRYIALQVPNTLVQVFPMAVVLMVVVAYGRLANERELSAAQSGGVSLGRAALPAVGAALAVSGLSLYLSEYVVPRANVEARSFYWDDLTGAGLQQLAGRTVEIGPGLELHFQGYVPATRELQNVRLQQWSDNGSGRTGIVFFADRGRYENNDITLIGYQGYSLDYTAIAALDRLPEDASEDAFRAGVADIFKVTYLPTTPDAKFEIETGLSRKQAIAGFADAIAADATSLSTLFGTVFSRTARPAERFAARAELNRKLALPLGNLVLVLAALPFALRYGRTTGVALGVALLIAVSYYLVYVLGLSLGNSGVLPPELGAWLANITFALGGLYLLRKASS; encoded by the coding sequence ATGCGCTTACAACGGTACATCCTCCGCGAACTCTGGCCGCCCCTGGTGACGGGCACCTTGCTGTTTACGGCCATCGTCTCCTTCGGCTACTTCTTCGCGAGTTCGCAGTGGCTGGCGAACGCGCCGTTTCTGGGCGTGCTGCGTTATATCGCCTTGCAGGTGCCCAACACCCTGGTGCAGGTCTTTCCGATGGCCGTGGTGCTGATGGTGGTGGTGGCTTACGGGCGTCTGGCCAACGAGCGCGAGCTGAGTGCCGCACAGTCGGGCGGTGTTTCGCTGGGGCGGGCCGCCCTGCCGGCGGTGGGCGCGGCCCTGGCGGTGTCGGGCCTGTCGCTGTACCTCTCCGAGTATGTGGTGCCGCGCGCCAACGTGGAAGCGCGCTCGTTTTACTGGGATGACCTGACCGGCGCGGGCCTGCAGCAGCTCGCGGGACGCACGGTCGAAATCGGCCCGGGTCTGGAGCTGCACTTCCAGGGCTACGTTCCGGCCACCCGCGAATTGCAGAATGTGCGCCTGCAGCAGTGGAGCGACAACGGCAGCGGCCGCACCGGCATCGTGTTCTTCGCCGACCGTGGCCGCTACGAGAACAATGACATCACCTTGATCGGCTACCAGGGATACAGCCTGGACTACACGGCCATCGCGGCCCTCGACCGATTGCCCGAAGACGCGTCCGAAGACGCCTTCCGCGCGGGGGTGGCCGACATCTTCAAGGTCACATACCTGCCCACCACCCCGGACGCGAAATTCGAAATCGAGACCGGACTGTCGCGCAAACAGGCCATCGCGGGTTTCGCCGACGCCATCGCCGCCGACGCCACTTCACTCTCCACGCTGTTTGGCACGGTGTTCAGCCGCACTGCCCGTCCGGCCGAGCGCTTCGCGGCACGCGCCGAGCTCAACCGCAAGCTCGCCTTGCCGCTGGGCAATCTGGTGCTGGTGCTGGCCGCGCTGCCGTTCGCGCTGCGCTACGGCCGCACGACCGGGGTGGCCCTCGGCGTGGCGCTGTTGATCGCGGTGTCGTACTACCTGGTGTACGTGCTGGGCCTGTCGCTCGGCAACTCGGGGGTGCTGCCCCCGGAGCTGGGCGCCTGGCTGGCCAACATCACCTTTGCGCTGGGCGGGCTGTATCTGCTTCGTAAGGCGTCCTCGTGA
- a CDS encoding rod shape-determining protein — protein sequence MRFSEDIGIDLGTATFLIYSKSRGLVLNEPSVIAMTRDTKEVMAVGEEAYRMLGRTPGNIVAVRPIKDGVIADDALTEKMIAMFLRKVQGGAGKLFGFKPQLMVGVPSGVTDVEKRAVLRAALNANAKRAFLIEEPLAAAIGAGLKIAEPVGSMIVDIGGGSTDVAVISLGGIVVSESLKVAGNEFDESIIRFVRRKHNLMIGDRTAEEIKVKIGAAMLGRPEDNIVAEVRGRDLVHGLPKTITLQTSDITDALAEPVSKIVDGVKRVLESTPPELVSDIIDRGIVMTGGGSLLRNFDELLRQATGIPVAVAENANEAVAIGTGMALEMIPILRHHLISSDNYLRR from the coding sequence GTGAGGTTTTCAGAAGACATCGGTATTGACCTGGGAACGGCGACGTTCCTCATTTACAGCAAAAGCCGCGGACTGGTTCTCAACGAGCCCAGCGTGATCGCCATGACCCGTGACACTAAGGAAGTCATGGCCGTCGGCGAAGAAGCCTACCGCATGCTGGGCCGCACGCCGGGCAATATCGTGGCGGTACGGCCCATCAAGGACGGCGTGATCGCCGACGACGCCCTGACCGAAAAAATGATCGCAATGTTTCTGCGCAAGGTGCAGGGCGGCGCGGGCAAGCTGTTCGGATTCAAGCCCCAACTGATGGTGGGTGTCCCGAGCGGCGTGACCGACGTCGAGAAACGCGCGGTGTTGCGCGCCGCCCTCAACGCCAACGCCAAGCGCGCCTTTCTGATCGAAGAGCCCCTCGCGGCGGCCATCGGCGCAGGCCTCAAGATTGCCGAACCCGTCGGCAGCATGATCGTCGACATCGGCGGCGGTTCGACGGACGTGGCCGTGATCTCGCTGGGTGGCATCGTGGTTTCCGAGTCGCTCAAGGTGGCAGGCAACGAGTTCGATGAAAGCATCATTCGTTTCGTGCGCCGCAAGCACAACCTGATGATCGGCGACCGCACCGCCGAGGAAATCAAGGTCAAGATCGGCGCGGCGATGCTGGGCCGCCCAGAGGACAACATCGTCGCGGAAGTGCGCGGGCGTGACCTGGTGCACGGTCTGCCCAAGACCATCACCCTGCAGACCTCGGACATCACCGACGCCCTGGCCGAACCGGTCAGCAAGATCGTGGACGGCGTGAAGCGGGTGCTGGAAAGCACCCCGCCCGAGCTGGTCAGCGACATCATCGACCGCGGTATCGTCATGACCGGCGGCGGCAGCCTGCTGCGCAACTTCGACGAGCTGTTGCGCCAGGCGACCGGCATTCCGGTGGCCGTGGCGGAAAACGCCAACGAGGCAGTGGCCATCGGCACCGGCATGGCGCTCGAGATGATTCCGATTCTGCGTCACCACCTGATTTCCAGCGACAACTACCTGCGCCGCTGA